The following proteins are co-located in the Solea senegalensis isolate Sse05_10M linkage group LG12, IFAPA_SoseM_1, whole genome shotgun sequence genome:
- the si:ch211-153b23.7 gene encoding centrosomal protein of 55 kDa: MDGDVLFLSSSSLSSSTAAVVAAEAERVNTQTTKSESSLTERQQTHTSAETLWTEEVSPVGDVLLSTEEQVTLITESMTVSSTDQEKLLLLNKNTELRRVNKELMKLNEDWDQVYRNATLGLQHRLEALERENTAIKQLNSGLLLRVEHQQSAKEYYEQALMQELKKNQELQEYIRLLESRMQHPDRFCTSAKQDSFTATSNSPRGPNLTASHFSGHSPSSSFSPASTSAEDGWQGKSQCASTPLGDSQQEVQDLKEQLEALQCQTQIYEAEFQTEHNDHKHTLQENHRLRKKREEMRQQVALLQEQLKVYEDDFRRERMDKQMLQRLLLKKTPPNKDPVLIHRCNNEQQPLGGDKRTSSAGKRKEHHPSCPKHQNRDTNSD, from the exons ATGGATGGAGACGTACTGTTTTTGTCATCTTCTTCATTATCATCCTCAACAGCTGCTGTTgtggcagcagaagcagaacGAGTGAACACTCAAACAACAAAGAGTGAGAGCAGTCTCACCGAGCGACAACAGACGCACACATCTGCGGAAACATTATG GACAGAGGAGGTCAGTCCTGTGGGAGACGTGTTGCTGTCCACAGAAGAGCAAGTCACTCTGATCACTGAGAGTATGACAGTCTCCTCCACTGACcaggagaagctgctgctgctcaacaaGAACACCGAGCTGCGGAGAGTCAACAAAGAG CTGATGAAGCTGAATGAGGACTGGGACCAGGTGTACCGCAATGCCACTCTGGGACTACAGCACAGGTTGGAGGCTTTGGAACGGGAGAACACTGCCATCAAACAGCTCAACAGTGGTCTGCTGCTCAGAGTAGAGCAccaacag AGTGCCAAGGAGTATTATGAGCAGGCTTTGATgcaggagctgaagaagaacCAGGAGCTGCAAGAGTACATCAGACTGCTGGAGAGCAGAATGCAACACCCAGATAGATTCTGCACATCTGCCAAACAG GACAGCTTCACAGCTACCAGTAACTCACCCAGAGGTCCCAACCTGACAGCCAGTCACTTTTCTGGACACAGCCCTTCATCCTCATTTTCCCCTGCTTCTACAAGTGCAGAGGACGGGTGGCAGGGAAAAAGCCAGTGTGCGAGTACCCCACTGGGAGACTCCCAGCAAGAAGTACAGGATCTAAAGGAGCAGCTGGAGGCACTGCAGTGTCAG ACCCAGATTTATGAAGCAGAATTTCAGACCGAGCATAACGACCACAAACACACGCTGCAGGAGAACCACAGGCTGAGGAAGAAAAGGGAGGAGATGcgccagcaggtggcactacTGCAAGAGCAG CTCAAGGTCTACGAGGATGACTTCCGAAGAGAGCGCATGGACAAACAGATGCTGCAGAGGCTGTTGTTGAAGAAAACGCCTCCGAACAAGGATCCTGTGCTGATCCACCGCTGCAATAATGAGCAGCAGCCACtaggaggagacaagaggacgTCTAGtgcagggaaaagaaaagagcacCACCCCTCCTGCCCCAAACACCAGAATAGGGACACAAACTCAGACTGA